Proteins from a genomic interval of Lolium perenne isolate Kyuss_39 chromosome 1, Kyuss_2.0, whole genome shotgun sequence:
- the LOC127328596 gene encoding uncharacterized protein, translating into MAGEDFDVDCFLNLDAMDEEISVEALLEAADANAQLQLDPATLGQPLTVPNAQVFPDVQATASLITLLLYSQVPASPPVHHQQALPESLSAYGFDEQIMMQAPITHVNHPDVQQHLQHPQAPVQHHQMLVGSGFHDQMHMPAPIPHFKTNIQAAASDQVPETDVILQKFLDESTLALDFHGFDEEMLMTASEDEEEFPDLPSPDSFPMYDIDEAFISDEVNQADANVIPYHGPMEDEERFVPLAPGRLQCGDCRVVRQIRVQTDTEEGLIRLHGATNGRFEHAILDRRYIGNDTEAPRAERLYVDFSRRTGEWVLNFIANIIWSLKNETVGVVEDSDEPVNTPPIVNDAYQLMEIAMLKIIDSTPEYAQMPGALSLPRAAQPAPMPPPPPLTNQPAPAMEAASDANVSHKKIKPDIFESRPFVRIEQSNDSARVHSTRQQERREEQETRQYLHDLKEKAQMDLDVQKKALAVKRFCRKKQWTYRLNLIKRINKKIIKMEKRALTYPLSRLLKIRDTFDKLVVEKENLVAHITMAMNNERGNKGSYRVGKNDDEAGPSSTKKL; encoded by the exons ATGGCCGGAGAGGACTTCGACGTCGACTGTTTCCTCAACCTCGACGCCATGGACGAAGAGATCTCTGTGGAAGCTCTGCTGGAGGCCGCGGACGCGAACGCCCAACTGCAACTGGATCCGGCGACTCTCGGCCAGCCACTTACGGTGCCCAACGCTCAGGTATTTCCCGATGTCCAGGCCACGGCTTCTCTGATTACGCTGCTGCTTTATTCTCAGGTCCCGGCGTCGCCGCCCGTCCATCACCAGCAAGCCCTGCCAGAGTCGTTGTCGGCTTACGGCTTTGACGAGCAGATAATGATGCAGGCACCTATCACCCACGTTAATCACCCCGATGTCCAACAGCATCTCCAGCACCCTCAGGCCCCCGTCCAACACCATCAAATGCTGGTTGGATCGGGCTTTCACGATCAGATGCACATGCCGGCGCCGATCCCTCATTTTAAGACAAATATCCAGGCGGCGGCCTCAGATCAGGTGCCGGAGACGGACGTAATACTCCAAAAGTTTCTTGACGAGTCGACATTGGCGTTAGACTTCCACGGCTTCGACGAGGAAATGTTGATGACGGCCTCGGAAGATGAGGAAGAGTTCCCAGACCTTCCGTCTCCTGACAGCTTCCCCATGTATGATATCGACGAGGCGTTCATCAGCGACGAAGTAAACCAAGCCGACGCCAATGTTATCCCATACCATGGCCCCATGGAGGACGAGGAAAGGTTCGTGCCGCTTGCGCCAGGACGACTGCAGTGCGGCGACTGCCGTGTCGTCAGGCAGATCAGGGTCCAAACTG ACACGGAAGAAGGGCTCATCCGTCTACACGGTGCCACCAATGGAAGGTTTGAACATGCGATCCTTGATCGCAGATACATTGGCAATGACACTGAGGCTCCTAGGGCCGAACGGCTGTATGTGGA TTTCAGTCGGCGCACAGGCGAGTGGGTGCTCAACTTCATTGCAAACATTATTTGGTCGCTGAAGAACGAGACGGTAGGGGTAGTGGAGGACTCCGACGAACCAGTTAACACGCCTCCAATAGTTAATGACGCATACCAACTAATGGAAATTGCAATGCTGAAGATCATAGACTCCACTCCAGAATATG CTCAAATGCCTGGTGCGCTATCTCTGCCTCGGGCTGCGCAGCCAGCGCcgatgccaccaccaccacctctcaccaATCAGCCTGCACCGGCCATGGAAGCCGCATCAGATGCCAATGTCTCGCATAAAAAAATAAAGCCTGATATTTTTGAGTCTCGTCCATTTGTTAGAATAGAACAGTCCAATGACAGTGCTAGGGTTCACTCAACTAGGCAGCAAGAGAGAAGAGAGGAGCAGGAGACACGACAGTACCTGCATGACCTGAAGGAGAAGGCTCAGATGGATTTGGATGTGCAAAAGAAAGCTCTCGCGGTCAAGAGGTTTTGTCGTAAGAAGCAATGGACATATAGGTTGAACCTG ATTAAGAGGATCAACAAAAAAATCATTAAAATGGAGAAGAGAGCACTTACATACCCGCTGAGTAGGCTGCTGAAAATTAGAGATACCTTCGACAAATTAGTCGTTGAGAAAGAAAACCTTGTTGCTCACATCACTATGGCTATGAATAACGAAAGGGGGAACAAAGGAAGCTATCGTGTCGGCAAAAATGATGACGAAGCTGGTCCCTCTAGCACCAAAAAG CTTTGA